A single Flavobacterium sp. 1 DNA region contains:
- the kdpA gene encoding potassium-transporting ATPase subunit KdpA: MNTEFFGVISIFIASIVLAIPVGRYIAKVYLGDKTMLDAIFNPIEKFIFKVSGINSTEEMNWKQHLKALLSVNMVWFFLCFLVLIFQGSLPLNPDGNPSMTPDLAFNTAISFVVNCNLQHYSGESGLSYLGQLFLMFLQFVSAGTGMAAAAMVFVAMREKTTDKLGNFYNFFIKSCTRILLPLSALVAIVLVFSGTPMTFEGKDKIVTLQGDTVEVSRGPAAAFIGIKHIGTNGGGFFGANSAHPLENPTYFTNAVELWAQLIIPFAMIFALGFFLNKRKFSYVVFGVMTVGFLMLVIPTMISEINGNPAIERMGIAQATGAMEGKEIRFGTAVTSFWEIATTVISTGSVNGMHDSTMPVSGAMQLLAMMVNAFYGGCGVGWLNFYIFIILAVFISGLMVGRTPEFLGKKIEAREVKIAAIIAILHPLLILAGTALASYFAANDTAMGYWFSGNATGWLNNPGHHGFSEMLYEYTSSAANNGSGFEGLGDNNPFWNITTGIVLLLGRFIPIIGPLAIAGLLANKKYIPESAGTLKTDTSIFGVMVFAVIAIIAALSFFPALALGPLAEYFTLK; encoded by the coding sequence ATGAACACAGAATTTTTTGGAGTCATCAGTATTTTTATCGCCTCGATAGTTTTGGCTATTCCTGTTGGAAGGTATATAGCCAAAGTGTATTTAGGCGATAAAACAATGCTTGACGCAATTTTTAATCCAATTGAAAAATTTATTTTTAAAGTCAGCGGTATCAATTCCACTGAAGAAATGAACTGGAAACAACATCTGAAAGCACTTTTAAGCGTAAACATGGTTTGGTTTTTTCTATGCTTTTTAGTTTTAATTTTTCAAGGAAGTTTACCGCTAAATCCGGATGGAAACCCATCCATGACACCCGATTTGGCATTCAATACCGCCATTTCATTTGTTGTGAACTGTAATTTACAGCATTATTCAGGTGAATCAGGTCTTTCTTATTTAGGACAGCTGTTTTTAATGTTCCTGCAATTTGTTTCTGCAGGTACAGGTATGGCTGCCGCCGCTATGGTTTTTGTGGCTATGAGAGAAAAAACTACTGATAAATTAGGGAATTTTTATAATTTTTTCATCAAAAGCTGCACTCGTATTTTATTGCCTCTTTCTGCTCTTGTTGCTATCGTTTTAGTCTTTAGCGGCACTCCAATGACGTTTGAAGGAAAAGATAAAATCGTGACTTTGCAAGGTGATACAGTTGAAGTTTCCCGTGGTCCAGCGGCTGCATTTATTGGAATCAAACATATAGGTACAAATGGCGGTGGTTTTTTTGGAGCCAATTCGGCACATCCTTTGGAGAATCCAACTTATTTTACCAATGCAGTTGAATTGTGGGCACAATTAATCATCCCATTTGCAATGATCTTTGCATTAGGATTTTTCCTTAACAAAAGGAAATTTTCTTATGTCGTTTTTGGTGTTATGACTGTTGGTTTCTTAATGCTAGTCATACCAACAATGATAAGCGAAATTAACGGAAATCCAGCAATTGAAAGAATGGGTATTGCCCAAGCAACCGGTGCCATGGAAGGCAAGGAAATCCGTTTTGGGACTGCAGTTACCAGTTTTTGGGAAATCGCCACAACGGTAATTTCTACAGGATCGGTAAATGGCATGCATGATAGTACAATGCCAGTTTCTGGAGCGATGCAGCTATTGGCTATGATGGTCAATGCCTTTTATGGAGGTTGTGGCGTAGGATGGCTGAATTTCTATATTTTTATAATTCTGGCAGTATTTATTTCAGGTTTAATGGTGGGACGAACACCGGAGTTTTTAGGAAAGAAAATTGAAGCTAGAGAAGTAAAAATCGCTGCGATCATTGCCATTCTTCATCCTTTATTGATATTGGCAGGGACAGCTTTGGCTTCTTATTTTGCCGCAAATGATACCGCAATGGGGTATTGGTTTAGCGGTAACGCAACAGGCTGGCTGAATAATCCTGGTCATCACGGATTTTCTGAAATGTTATATGAATACACTTCGAGTGCAGCCAATAATGGTTCTGGTTTTGAAGGTTTGGGAGACAACAATCCATTTTGGAACATTACAACAGGGATTGTACTATTATTGGGCCGTTTCATTCCTATAATTGGTCCATTAGCGATTGCAGGATTGTTAGCCAATAAAAAATACATTCCAGAAAGTGCAGGAACTTTAAAAACAGATACTTCCATTTTTGGTGTAATGGTTTTTGCTGTAATCGCGATTATTGCCGCTTTGTCTTTCTTTCCAGCATTGGCACTTGGACCTTTAGCGGAGTATTTTACATTAAAATAA
- the kdpF gene encoding K(+)-transporting ATPase subunit F — MTALFIIALAVFGYLVYVLIKPEKF, encoded by the coding sequence ATGACAGCACTATTTATTATCGCACTTGCCGTATTCGGTTATTTGGTTTATGTATTAATCAAACCTGAAAAATTTTAA
- a CDS encoding sigma-54 dependent transcriptional regulator, which produces MLKNILIIDDEEKLRHLLARIIKSEGFDVFEAPDLKSGFKKLEQNDIDVILCDVILPDGNGVDFLQKIKASFPLTEIILLTAFGKISDGVQAMKNGAFDYIVKGDDNDKIIPLLYRALEKVLLQKKVKQLEKRISDKYSFDNIIGKSKGLEQVIDLSKKVAKTDSTVLLTGETGTGKEVFAQAIHENSNRAGKSFVALNCSTFSKEILESELFGHKQGAFTGAIKDKKGFIEEANGGTLFLDEIGEMPLELQAKLLRVLETNEYIQIGDTTPRKSNFRLIAATNRDLKTESDEHRFRSDLYFRLNIFEIKIPPLRERIKDIAPLTYYFIEKFSLRGSKKTLVIDADFMSKMETYHWPGNVRELKNVIERSVILVNDDVLTQDVLPYEIQHQIDHSKKTLSAFSMQSIEKLHIQKVLNYTKGNKAEAARLLEIGVATLYRKLDEYNIQ; this is translated from the coding sequence ATTTTGAAAAATATCCTCATTATTGACGACGAAGAAAAATTACGCCATCTTCTTGCCCGAATCATAAAATCTGAAGGTTTTGATGTCTTTGAAGCTCCCGATTTAAAATCAGGTTTTAAGAAATTGGAGCAGAATGATATTGATGTGATACTTTGTGATGTAATACTTCCCGATGGCAATGGCGTAGATTTTCTTCAAAAAATCAAAGCCAGTTTTCCGCTTACAGAAATTATTTTGTTGACTGCTTTTGGCAAAATTTCCGATGGAGTTCAAGCAATGAAAAACGGTGCTTTCGATTATATTGTCAAAGGCGATGATAACGATAAAATCATTCCTCTTTTATACAGAGCATTAGAAAAAGTGCTGCTTCAAAAAAAAGTAAAACAACTTGAAAAACGAATTTCCGACAAATATTCTTTTGACAATATTATTGGGAAATCAAAAGGATTGGAGCAAGTCATTGATTTGTCCAAAAAAGTAGCAAAAACCGATTCAACAGTACTTTTAACTGGTGAAACCGGAACTGGAAAAGAAGTTTTTGCACAAGCAATCCACGAAAACAGCAATCGAGCAGGAAAATCATTCGTGGCTTTAAACTGCAGTACTTTCAGCAAAGAAATTTTAGAGAGCGAACTCTTTGGACACAAGCAAGGGGCTTTTACAGGAGCTATAAAAGACAAAAAAGGATTTATCGAAGAAGCTAATGGCGGTACTCTATTTTTGGACGAAATAGGCGAAATGCCTTTAGAATTACAGGCCAAACTACTGCGAGTTTTAGAAACGAATGAATATATTCAAATTGGCGATACAACTCCAAGGAAATCAAATTTTCGGTTGATTGCTGCTACAAATCGCGATTTAAAAACAGAAAGTGATGAACACCGTTTTCGTTCGGATTTGTATTTTAGATTGAATATTTTTGAGATTAAAATTCCGCCTTTGCGTGAAAGAATAAAGGATATTGCACCTTTAACTTATTATTTTATAGAGAAATTTTCATTAAGAGGAAGTAAGAAAACATTGGTCATCGATGCTGATTTTATGTCTAAAATGGAAACTTACCATTGGCCTGGTAATGTCCGTGAATTGAAAAACGTAATTGAGCGTTCTGTTATCCTAGTGAATGACGATGTTTTGACCCAAGATGTTTTGCCTTATGAAATTCAACACCAGATTGACCATTCAAAGAAAACATTATCGGCGTTTTCGATGCAAAGTATTGAAAAACTGCATATTCAAAAAGTATTGAACTATACCAAAGGGAATAAAGCCGAAGCAGCACGTTTACTTGAAATAGGTGTTGCAACGCTTTACCGAAAATTGGACGAATACAATATTCAGTAA
- a CDS encoding DNA-binding domain-containing protein has product MMQKTVKIPLKDFQQWMQQLLLDPYQQTGVNPNDLLSNASNAASIEDIICHSEKLTAQEHLGIYQRSYIARLRNCMSQQFGALEYALGEAIFCAFADDYLASKPSYNYNLSFLGAHFAEYLENNRPDAEEEVKEDWIDFMIELARFEYAIGVIFDAKAEEDYRLATMGTPEEELKLVPICELFKFQFPVRKYYSEFKNGKQPGLPFENENYCVVLRHKFKLAVYDLHKEQYDFLNFLKKEKDIAIAKELFHIHYKENGVQFEQVWSSWKERWIAANFFQV; this is encoded by the coding sequence ATGATGCAGAAAACGGTAAAAATACCATTGAAAGATTTTCAACAGTGGATGCAGCAGCTTTTGCTGGATCCTTACCAGCAAACAGGAGTGAATCCTAATGATTTGCTTTCAAATGCATCAAACGCAGCTTCAATCGAAGACATAATTTGTCATTCTGAAAAACTTACTGCTCAGGAACATTTGGGTATTTACCAGCGAAGCTATATCGCGCGTTTGCGAAATTGCATGTCACAGCAATTCGGCGCATTAGAATATGCCTTGGGGGAGGCTATTTTTTGCGCCTTTGCTGATGATTATCTTGCTTCAAAACCATCGTATAATTACAACTTATCTTTTTTAGGAGCTCATTTTGCAGAATATCTTGAAAATAATAGACCTGATGCCGAAGAAGAAGTCAAAGAAGATTGGATTGATTTTATGATTGAACTGGCTCGATTTGAATATGCTATTGGTGTTATTTTTGATGCGAAAGCGGAAGAAGATTACCGATTGGCAACGATGGGTACACCAGAAGAGGAACTGAAATTGGTGCCGATATGCGAATTATTTAAATTCCAGTTTCCAGTACGAAAATACTATTCCGAATTTAAAAATGGCAAACAACCTGGCTTACCTTTTGAAAACGAAAATTATTGTGTGGTTTTGCGGCACAAATTCAAATTAGCAGTTTATGATCTGCATAAAGAGCAATATGACTTTTTGAATTTTTTGAAAAAGGAAAAAGATATTGCTATAGCAAAAGAACTGTTTCATATTCATTATAAAGAAAATGGTGTCCAATTTGAACAAGTGTGGAGCAGTTGGAAAGAACGCTGGATAGCTGCTAATTTTTTTCAAGTTTAA
- a CDS encoding DUF692 domain-containing protein: MAIRLGLPNLGLGLGLRSQHFEHILQNKPEVDWFEVISENFMDSHGRPRYILHQIAEQYPVVMHGVSMSIGSTDPLNFDYLKSLKQLAAEVKPAWISDHLCWTGVLTTNSHDLLPLPLNDESLKHVCNRIRQVQDYLERPLIVENPSTYASFNNSTLPEWEFLRIMTEETGCGLLLDVNNVYVSSFNNDFDPVEYIYGIPHDKVVQMHLAGHQNCGNYIIDTHDREVTNQVWKLFQLAYQLSGEASVLLEWDGNIPAFEVYHSELLKSKQYMDAAFIGIENEVLSVDIEQISNPLNIVAMNQFL, from the coding sequence ATGGCAATTAGACTTGGATTACCCAATTTAGGGTTGGGTTTAGGTTTAAGAAGTCAGCATTTTGAGCATATACTTCAAAATAAGCCTGAAGTAGATTGGTTTGAGGTAATTTCTGAAAATTTTATGGATTCACATGGACGTCCAAGATATATTTTACATCAGATAGCAGAACAATATCCCGTGGTAATGCATGGGGTATCGATGTCTATTGGAAGTACCGATCCATTAAATTTTGATTACTTAAAGAGTTTAAAACAACTGGCAGCCGAAGTAAAACCAGCTTGGATTAGCGATCATTTGTGCTGGACAGGGGTTTTAACAACCAATTCGCACGATTTATTACCGCTTCCGCTAAATGATGAATCATTAAAACATGTTTGTAATCGAATCAGGCAGGTTCAGGATTATTTAGAACGGCCACTGATTGTAGAGAATCCAAGTACCTATGCCTCTTTTAATAATTCTACTCTTCCGGAATGGGAGTTTTTACGAATTATGACCGAAGAAACAGGTTGCGGATTACTCTTGGATGTAAACAATGTGTATGTATCTTCTTTTAATAATGATTTTGATCCTGTGGAATATATCTACGGAATTCCACATGATAAAGTAGTGCAGATGCACTTGGCAGGTCATCAAAATTGTGGTAATTATATTATAGATACACACGATAGGGAAGTGACTAATCAAGTATGGAAATTGTTTCAATTAGCATATCAATTGTCAGGCGAAGCATCAGTTTTATTGGAGTGGGATGGTAATATTCCAGCCTTTGAGGTGTATCATTCCGAATTGCTTAAATCAAAACAATATATGGATGCAGCATTTATTGGAATTGAAAATGAAGTTCTGTCTGTTGATATAGAACAAATTTCAAATCCATTGAATATTGTTGCGATGAATCAATTTTTATAA
- a CDS encoding ferritin-like domain-containing protein, with product MKTKKLFTLSNAVTKENIKEVMQQAIALELATIPTYLSTYYSINRAQDQDKLYAKIHGQLSESGERTAAEIEELAQELKLDILVYSNKSAALIMSVVIEEMLHLALACNVKQAVCQTEPDLMGIGKGLSFPTQLDGHIPEFQINAAKLSLNQLTTFLQIESPEPFVDPYAEKQLLNTIDYQTIGRLYQMIIECVKEDFPGPYNYRPQLLPPDNPERPRPFYSQNSMNTVHYDREHNPQFANGNDSGELVGVYDAYSAVEALERIVEQGEGRSKEKQHTLIWGENKMPVPMEVIDGKVTFWEGDYDDTGKEVAHFAKFLEAYSLGGHYQEKFSNIQGLDDFFSYFVYDTDANPTIADYRASGNETLALCSELGNAVFAYILLMIETCYYKDESTQYDLFLYGIHKSMIWLLSGVGNQINYYTYTKGNRAYKGALTFEPFSFENSFLRPKAQIMNLVDQLAKADPGNWGWAIKSENYFPSLPDVGMDHSIVADMPKVPGTPYTHHH from the coding sequence ATGAAAACCAAAAAACTTTTTACACTTTCGAATGCGGTAACAAAAGAGAATATCAAAGAGGTAATGCAACAGGCAATTGCGTTGGAGCTTGCTACTATTCCAACGTATTTATCTACTTATTATTCGATAAACAGAGCGCAGGATCAAGATAAATTGTACGCTAAAATCCATGGGCAGCTTTCAGAATCGGGAGAACGTACTGCTGCTGAAATTGAAGAATTGGCGCAAGAACTGAAACTGGATATATTGGTTTATTCGAATAAATCGGCTGCTTTAATTATGAGCGTTGTTATCGAAGAAATGCTGCATCTGGCTCTTGCATGCAATGTAAAACAAGCGGTTTGTCAGACTGAGCCGGATCTTATGGGGATTGGAAAAGGACTGTCATTTCCAACACAATTAGACGGACATATTCCTGAATTTCAAATTAATGCGGCAAAATTATCGTTGAATCAACTGACTACTTTTTTGCAAATAGAAAGTCCTGAACCGTTTGTAGATCCTTATGCAGAGAAACAATTGCTAAACACAATTGATTATCAAACCATTGGGCGTTTGTATCAAATGATTATTGAGTGTGTAAAAGAGGATTTCCCTGGTCCGTATAATTATAGGCCACAATTGCTCCCTCCAGATAATCCAGAACGTCCAAGACCATTTTATTCTCAAAATTCGATGAATACCGTACATTATGACAGAGAGCACAATCCTCAATTTGCAAATGGCAATGATAGTGGTGAACTAGTTGGGGTGTACGACGCTTATTCGGCAGTTGAGGCTTTGGAACGAATTGTAGAACAAGGAGAGGGAAGAAGCAAGGAGAAACAGCATACTCTGATTTGGGGAGAAAATAAAATGCCTGTACCAATGGAAGTCATTGATGGCAAGGTTACGTTTTGGGAAGGAGATTATGATGATACAGGAAAAGAAGTGGCACACTTTGCCAAATTCCTCGAAGCGTATAGTCTTGGTGGCCATTATCAGGAAAAGTTTAGCAATATTCAGGGCTTAGATGATTTTTTCAGCTACTTCGTGTATGATACCGATGCCAATCCAACAATAGCAGATTATAGAGCTTCGGGTAATGAAACACTAGCGCTTTGTTCAGAATTAGGTAATGCGGTTTTTGCCTATATCCTTTTAATGATTGAAACCTGTTATTATAAAGACGAAAGTACGCAATACGATTTGTTCCTGTACGGTATTCATAAATCGATGATTTGGCTTTTGAGTGGTGTAGGAAATCAGATAAATTACTATACCTATACCAAAGGGAATCGTGCTTACAAAGGAGCTTTAACATTTGAACCTTTTTCGTTCGAAAATAGTTTCTTAAGACCTAAAGCGCAAATTATGAATCTGGTCGATCAATTGGCTAAAGCAGATCCTGGCAATTGGGGTTGGGCAATAAAAAGCGAAAATTATTTTCCGTCTTTACCAGACGTAGGAATGGATCACAGTATTGTAGCCGATATGCCAAAAGTACCAGGTACACCTTATACACACCATCATTAA
- a CDS encoding alpha-keto acid decarboxylase family protein: MKPTKGFTVADYLLTRLKQLNVTEIFQIPGDYVKHFTQALEDFDGIETIGTSNELDASYAADAYARTRGLAAVSLQYGVSTFSALNAIAGAYVERSPVVVISAVPGADARQIGSMYNVLYHHSTGNLNADQEVYERVTVAAETLSTSAGAPEKIDKLIIAALTHQRPVYIACYKEVWGEPCPKPSNKKLEPQIIKSETAALENAVSQAWTQISQAKSPLILAGVEILRHNLSKQLEELIKASGMLYTTTSLGKTVLEEKGDKFIGTYSDQASIPEVIRLVEASDCILSLGTIITDDYLWLVENKFSDMIQATTQEMRVGYFTYQNVTLKDFIEALTERFKKVSGYPLKTVAPVQPKFPEPWRSNSDPKYDLTPEVITFNRFFEHTVFFLEKQKMLKDIVMTFGVSSSMYVATNMYGLSQNAYISSAAWQCIGFETGAASGAQLGSGKQAWTVAGDGGFMMIAQSLSTLVKYNINSVIFVMSNGVYAIEQVYVDIDSFKAGPSHKFDAFDILPKWDYQALAKAFGANSYRAETVTELNEVLLKLKKKTNLPTLVEIVIPQKDLAQQMERLGNE, encoded by the coding sequence ATGAAACCTACAAAAGGATTTACAGTTGCAGATTATCTGCTCACCCGACTCAAGCAATTAAATGTTACCGAAATTTTTCAAATTCCGGGCGATTATGTAAAACATTTTACACAGGCTTTAGAAGACTTTGATGGAATTGAAACCATTGGAACTTCTAACGAATTGGACGCTTCTTATGCCGCGGATGCTTATGCACGTACCCGAGGTTTAGCGGCTGTGTCTTTACAATATGGGGTGAGTACTTTTAGTGCATTGAATGCTATTGCGGGAGCATATGTAGAGCGCAGCCCTGTTGTGGTAATCAGCGCTGTTCCCGGAGCAGATGCACGGCAAATTGGGAGTATGTACAATGTACTTTATCATCACTCGACGGGTAATCTCAACGCAGATCAGGAAGTTTACGAAAGAGTAACTGTTGCTGCCGAGACCTTGAGTACTTCTGCAGGTGCTCCTGAAAAAATCGATAAATTGATTATTGCAGCGCTTACACACCAGCGCCCTGTATACATAGCATGTTATAAAGAGGTTTGGGGCGAACCTTGCCCTAAACCTTCTAATAAAAAACTGGAACCTCAAATAATAAAGAGTGAAACAGCGGCACTTGAGAATGCTGTTTCTCAGGCCTGGACTCAAATTAGTCAGGCAAAATCTCCTTTAATATTAGCAGGGGTAGAGATCTTGCGACACAATTTATCAAAACAATTAGAAGAGCTTATTAAAGCGAGTGGGATGTTGTACACTACAACTTCACTGGGGAAAACGGTACTGGAGGAGAAAGGAGATAAATTTATAGGAACCTATTCTGATCAGGCCTCAATACCCGAAGTTATCAGGTTGGTTGAAGCTTCTGATTGTATTTTATCTTTAGGAACGATCATTACCGATGATTATTTATGGTTGGTAGAAAATAAATTTTCGGATATGATTCAGGCGACTACGCAGGAAATGCGGGTTGGTTATTTTACTTATCAAAATGTAACTCTAAAAGACTTTATTGAAGCATTAACAGAACGTTTTAAAAAAGTTTCAGGATATCCTTTAAAAACGGTGGCGCCGGTTCAGCCAAAATTCCCTGAGCCATGGAGATCCAATTCAGATCCTAAATATGATTTAACACCCGAAGTAATAACGTTTAACCGCTTTTTTGAACATACGGTGTTTTTTCTGGAAAAGCAGAAAATGCTGAAAGATATTGTAATGACTTTTGGTGTAAGTTCGTCGATGTACGTGGCTACCAATATGTACGGATTATCTCAGAATGCCTATATTTCTTCGGCTGCCTGGCAGTGTATTGGTTTTGAAACCGGTGCAGCTTCCGGTGCTCAGCTTGGGAGTGGCAAACAGGCCTGGACTGTAGCCGGCGATGGTGGTTTTATGATGATCGCACAGTCACTTTCGACTCTTGTAAAATACAATATCAACTCCGTAATTTTTGTGATGAGTAATGGGGTATATGCCATAGAGCAGGTTTATGTAGATATAGATTCGTTTAAAGCAGGACCATCTCATAAGTTTGATGCATTTGATATCCTTCCAAAATGGGATTATCAGGCACTTGCCAAAGCATTTGGAGCAAATAGTTACCGGGCAGAAACAGTTACTGAGTTAAACGAAGTGCTTCTTAAACTTAAGAAAAAAACAAATCTGCCTACTCTGGTAGAAATTGTAATCCCTCAAAAAGATCTGGCACAGCAAATGGAAAGATTGGGTAATGAATAA
- a CDS encoding heme-binding protein, with product MENSIGLKQQTCPYQAQQAAATVAVIPNITTPLVTTTNQPPVIGTDNLGLLNSFIGTWNSPTGADASGYNVMPLPQADAPNGYITKNFPYFEEISFSAIAGGAPNREGKYTQASSVLFYEQRVYIADNADPSGAQPIQNTLIHAENGTWLYHVIQNQVEGPYGPGNVPVTNPIPVQNPATQYNKQISVPHGVSVLMTGGPVVSGTGNPVFPTADRTQLPFTDPSIIDPSTYLTQQLNSLNANGVTVSSYSSINVSTTNHGGAVSNINFENSFGKVISMNTTWYVETLSNGTVQLQYIQNIILEFIINGVQTQFSHIDANTLQLVETFVPVNANQPWQDTGVTVQPGNPITVSYKSGQWTADPATNGGNLYGANGCPNIIVTQPGYPVQNVNMGALIGQVGTNAPFLIGDGPVTTPAGQSGALKLCINDDLNAEYGAGLADNIGSLLVRIKI from the coding sequence ATGGAAAATTCAATCGGTTTAAAACAGCAAACATGCCCTTATCAGGCTCAACAAGCAGCTGCAACAGTAGCAGTAATTCCAAACATTACAACTCCGCTTGTAACAACAACTAATCAGCCGCCAGTTATTGGAACTGATAATCTTGGACTTTTAAATAGTTTTATTGGTACCTGGAACAGTCCTACTGGAGCTGATGCTTCAGGCTACAATGTTATGCCTTTGCCTCAGGCAGATGCTCCAAATGGTTACATCACTAAAAATTTTCCCTATTTTGAAGAAATTTCATTTTCGGCTATAGCTGGTGGAGCGCCAAATAGAGAAGGCAAATATACACAGGCAAGCTCGGTTTTATTTTATGAACAAAGAGTGTATATCGCAGACAATGCCGATCCAAGCGGAGCGCAGCCAATTCAAAACACCCTGATTCATGCTGAAAACGGCACTTGGCTTTATCATGTAATACAAAATCAAGTAGAAGGACCTTATGGACCAGGTAATGTGCCAGTCACAAATCCAATTCCTGTACAAAATCCAGCAACTCAATATAACAAACAAATTTCGGTACCTCATGGTGTTTCAGTTTTGATGACGGGAGGACCAGTTGTTTCCGGAACAGGAAATCCGGTTTTTCCAACCGCCGACAGAACTCAGCTGCCATTTACAGATCCTTCTATTATCGATCCGTCAACCTATTTGACTCAGCAATTGAATTCATTGAATGCTAATGGCGTTACTGTTTCCAGTTATTCAAGTATAAATGTTAGCACTACTAATCATGGAGGTGCCGTAAGTAATATCAATTTTGAAAATTCTTTTGGAAAAGTGATTTCAATGAACACCACCTGGTATGTTGAAACTTTGAGTAACGGAACAGTTCAGTTACAATACATTCAAAATATCATTTTAGAATTTATAATTAATGGTGTACAAACCCAATTTTCACATATTGATGCCAATACCTTACAGCTAGTAGAAACGTTTGTTCCCGTTAATGCAAATCAGCCATGGCAGGATACAGGAGTTACTGTACAACCAGGGAATCCGATAACTGTAAGCTACAAGTCAGGTCAATGGACTGCAGATCCTGCTACAAATGGCGGTAATCTGTACGGAGCAAATGGATGTCCTAATATTATTGTAACACAACCTGGCTATCCGGTTCAAAATGTAAATATGGGGGCACTTATAGGACAAGTTGGTACTAATGCACCATTCTTAATTGGAGATGGACCGGTTACAACTCCTGCAGGACAAAGCGGAGCATTGAAATTATGTATCAACGATGATTTAAATGCTGAATACGGAGCTGGATTAGCCGATAACATTGGCAGTTTACTAGTGCGTATAAAAATTTAA